Proteins encoded by one window of Dreissena polymorpha isolate Duluth1 chromosome 11, UMN_Dpol_1.0, whole genome shotgun sequence:
- the LOC127850686 gene encoding uncharacterized protein LOC127850686: MNEKINDHDYAVQFYTATPVFDSKPDGKQIQDITVSLEKKSKSNRICCVPKCHTTGYGLLEGHGKPSYHAFPAEDDPVQAAWLNKIRRDEDRHFKISHKTVVCFLHFERDCLDESGFAKRRYLKPGAIPTLFDCWKDKPHLLKGINVERAINKIKSVHIFDKVILVSLFGTINQIWKVCSLLTLFQDPIISCPGV, encoded by the exons ATTAATGACCACGACTATGCTGTCCAGTTTTACACAGCAACACCAGTATTCGACTCAAAACCGGATGGAAAACAGATTCAAGACATTACCGTATCACTCGAGAAGAAGTCGaag TCTAACAGGATCTGCTGTGTGCCCAAATGTCACACCACTGGCTACGGATTGTTAGAAGGCCATGGAAAGCCCAGCTATCATGCATTTCCAGCTGAAGATGATCCAGTTCAAGCTGCTTGGTTGAATAAAATACGAAGAGATGAAGACAGACATTTTAAG ataaGTCACAAAACGGTTGTCTGTTTTCTCCATTTTGAACGTGACTGTCTTGATGAATCTGGATTTGCTAAGCGGAGGTATCTAAAACCAGGAGCCATCCCTACACTATTCGACTGCTGGAAGGACAAACCACATCTGTTGAAGGGAATTAACGTGGAACGtgcaattaacaaaattaaaagtgTTCACATATTTGATAAGGTCATTCTGGTTTCTCTGTTTGGGACAATTAATCAAATTTGGAAAGTTTGCTCATTGCTCACTCTTTTCCAAGACCCAATTATATCATGTCCTGGTGTTTAA